The proteins below are encoded in one region of Hordeum vulgare subsp. vulgare chromosome 3H, MorexV3_pseudomolecules_assembly, whole genome shotgun sequence:
- the LOC123439358 gene encoding 1,4-dihydroxy-2-naphthoyl-CoA thioesterase 1-like, translated as MAAAKPGGIDTAELDAVLHAVGFEMQEVSPSLLSGRLPVTGRCCQPFKVLHGGVSALVSEGLASMGAHMASGYSRVAGVHLAINHFRSAALGDVVLARAVPVHLGRSTQVWEVKLWKMDPSEEGKKGPQIAESRVTLLCNLPVPDNLHHAGDALKKYAAAAASTTTPTSKL; from the exons ATGGCGGCGGCGAAGCCGGGTGGCATCGACACGGCGGAGCTGGACGCGGTGCTGCACGCGGTGGGCTTCGAGATGCAGGAGGTGTCGCCATCGCTGCTCTCCGGCCGGCTCCCGGTCACGGGGCGCTGCTGCCAGCCGTTCAAGGTGCTGCACGGCGGCGTGTCGGCGCTGGTGTCGGAGGGCCTGGCCAGCATGGGCGCGCACATGGCGTCCGGGTACAGCCGCGTCGCCGGCGTGCACCTCGCCATCAACCACTTCCGCAGCGCCGCCCTCGGCGACGTCGTCCTCGCGCGCGCCGTCCCCGTCCACCTCGGACGCTCCACCCAG GTGTGGGAGGTGAAGCTGTGGAAGATGGACCCgtcggaggaggggaagaagggcCCGCAGATCGCCGAGTCCAGGGTCACGCTGCTCTGCAACCTGCCCGTGCCGGACAACCTGCACCACGCCGGCGACGCCCTCAAGAAGTACGCCGCCGCAGCTGCATCAACAACCACCCCCACCAGCAAACTGTAG